Proteins from a single region of Hydra vulgaris chromosome 12, alternate assembly HydraT2T_AEP:
- the LOC101240342 gene encoding uncharacterized protein LOC101240342 isoform X2, translated as MGNTLRKTFGNMCGAEASKDLSSEDHLKPVAKPKKNKKEKKKKKTGDINNLTAQSIPEDDGISPLPVRQTEISKEIPDNKTLSTPQVFTNIDRDKNSSENSLNKTDQSNDICESNMKSKEVSQEEDTFQLAVENLDKKIYLEKDNTVFQTVNNSVENMFNTDSVRIASPLDEFNLGIHKVVVITMEELGIACADDIFKKCVDAYLLFMEDCKKLHFAVIDFQKSINDIEELAADFWECWEIYCSLIVEGNNPIDNTKKVNICDIHMKVQVMRTLCLTLNNTISRVLPDLENLLLEANTVDVIEYVKGEMVEGEKLGITSKFSAPGKYRRNIRKLRNSIDILKTVEKESKEILLLIEKSRDEFQMKTASSKHMIFDDDVTLQLRENNEETKNNLFTDPKPLNSCKESTNILTTHSINKKCENKCQLSSQNELKDQGAKSNAININHVEVNEKSDSRNSETIAVSLKSHSEKTDSPKTYIIQTIPETSTFESQNLNQSVTVMTKSVTMATDPDHLKEVLIEDEEHNMLEYGKYCFIDPTTGDIQVLRTRSRSLNSLVSFTALSQLSRSPSHSSSRSNLSRFGSFEFVTGGEVIIAEKNQAAFTSR; from the exons ATGGGTAATACTTTGCGTAAAACTTTTGGAAACATGTGTGGTGCTGAG GCATCAAAGGATCTATCTTCAGAAGATCATCTTAAGCCTGTagcaaaaccaaaaaaaaataaaaaagaaaagaaaaaaaagaaaactgggGATATTAATAATTTGACAGCCCAATCCATTCCAGAAGACGATGGGATAAGTCCACTTCCTGTTAGACAAACAGAAATTTCAAAAgag ATCCCTGATAATAAAACTCTTTCAACACCTCAAGTTTTCACAAACATTGATAGAGATAAGAATTCTTctgaaaatagtttaaataaaactgatCAAAGTAATGATATTTGTGAAAGTAATATGAAAAGTAAGGAAGTATCTCAAGAAGAAGATACTTTTCAATTGGCTGTAGAAAACTtagataaaaagatttatttagaaaaagacAATACAGTTTTTCAAACGGTAAATAATAGTGTTGAAAATATGTTCAATACAGATAGTGTTAGAATAGCAAGTCCTCTTGATGAGTTCAATCTAGGAATTCATAAAGTTGTTGTTATTACCATGGAGGAACTGGGCATTGCTTGTGCAGATGACATATTTAAGAAATGTGTTGATGCGTATTTACTTTTTATGGAAGACTGCAAGAAGTTACACTTTGCTGTCATAGATTTCCAAAAGTCTATAAATGATATTGAAGAATTAGCTGCTGATTTTTGGGAGTGTTGGGAAATATATTGTAGTCTCATAGTGGAAGGAAATAATCCCATTGACAATACCAAAAAAG TTAACATATGTGACATACATATGAAAGTACAAGTGATGCGAACACTCTGTTTGACTCTTAATAATACAATAAGCAGAGTCCTGCCGGACTTAGAAAATTTACTTTTGGAGGCAAATACTGTAGATGTAATTGAGTATGTTAAAGGCGAAATGGTTGAAGGTGAAAAGTTAGGTATCACATCAAAGTTTTCAGCTCCCGGAAAGTATCGTAGAAACATTAGAAAGCTTCGAAATTCTATTGATATATTGAAAACTGTAGAAAAAGAGAGTAAAGAAATACTATTGCTCATAGAAAAGAGCAGAGATGAATTTCAAATGAAAACTGCTTCTTCTAAACATATGATTTTTGATGATGATGTAACATTACAATTGAGAGAAAACAAcgaagaaactaaaaataatctttttactGATCCCAAACCATTGAATTCTTGTAAAGAATCAACAAATATCCTAACTACtcattcaataaataaaaaatgtgagaACAAATGTCAGCTATCTTCTCAG AATGAGTTAAAAGATCAAGGAGCAAAATCAAACGCTATAAATATTAATCACGTGGAAGTGAATGAGAAATCCGACAGCAGAAACAGTGAGACTATTGCTGTTTCATTAAAAAGTCATTCTGAAAAGACTGATTCACCTAAAACATACATTATTCAAACTATACCTGAAACAAGTACCTTTGAGTCTCAAAACTTAAATCAATCTGTAACTGTAATGACAAAGTCTGTTACTATGGCAACTGACCCTGATCATTTGAAGGAGGTTTTAATTGAAGATGAAGAGCATAACATGTTAGAATAtggaaaatattgttttattgatCCTACAACAGGCGATATTCAAGTGCTGAGAACACGTTCACGAAGTTTGAACAGTTTAGTTAGCTTTACTGCTTTAAGTCAGTTGAGTCGTTCTCCAAGTCATTCATCAAGTCGCTCAAATCTGTCAAGATTTGGGAGCTTTGAATTTGTAACCGGAGGCGAGGTAATTATTGCAGAGAAAAATCAAGCAGCTTTTACTTCACGTTAA